The Pocillopora verrucosa isolate sample1 chromosome 2, ASM3666991v2, whole genome shotgun sequence genome has a segment encoding these proteins:
- the LOC131782507 gene encoding protein WBSCR14 homolog isoform X2, whose translation MWSSISLKFWGENLRNATDYNYFMIMDSRYTSLGELGQSTSLYTAHNRDTSQANDPYRKRTSITLDENLSRLFECMRLEYGTGGFLISPKWKNFRSQKLQFAEKTRLNNAIWRCWHIQYSKGRRPLFCQFVNPLSEEKEPFKKKPFAVILEGRYWRRKLEAVAREYKKLRIYYKKWSNSPVNTSPLSHLSLRAQQIDQEIAQKLEEKERKRKRTISSDSGDENLFTIPAAPGSNAQVDHMLNIMDTAFNDDLALSALPDTLFTSRQTNFGGAVIPQEALQQQPLSHRAREASDVFQVPTLDSLQPNLDEFMEHFETLTGMLVKQAEHAGNQPSYVQQGDYHQRQAVAPAPPNATVYVNQGDPYESTASGQEEVMDHSGAYESVTQEMFPTQTVDNSQLRQQVMQPDGQVLMDISSANPTVEFTYDYGNVLQGGSFTSQLDPSIHVQNKQQVVTSPRLASPVEQPQLPPYPTSPPQHHQTPLEEIQIQAQQLQSRGNNVFSPTNQFVGNVDPFNTARQMDASSQQRKGRLPRNVSDTQLYTMDLSQLGTSLHTNLFPSMESNLPPQLEAPNLAAHLQSIQPRTRIPSLPTASNAKRVRLPRNMSDSKLSSLASMSRSPTSPPSLPTVHSSEIANQPSHPAPNPTHHSGRKKRGGFPRIMSDSSLLSLGQQPHQRLPPAPAAAPSTSQRRRKMSTPEHLGNTVAALSSQSPTFASTADTPQLTGSLTTNANLLEQLLLAPVANPTPAASESYQTNSSVLGQLLTQPSPSNTAVPMQTRDTGNMSSTQDPSLLNQLYQLKQVLQKQSVPTELVNALSTLSNVGTTQATQHKQEQPQAVQHKTAPMQPSLQMKPQNQNAITQALQSLLRAPPNVAIQPTTSSKPTTPVSNFTSQSPLQAALITSNSVPVPTVTIKHTPSNKVPVPAVNQNVLPQAAVIISPQGNLQTVHDTPTGQMGGVPEVSTSSMPQVVNVGHPTAQGQRILLPASVNLSTLSLAQLGLSPATLQSVTVPVPSSAVNSSSPLQTVATMSAGAKNSMAVAVSTTGLVTESQDTGGMRPTKTPPPAKQTRPVTAEQREQYKEHRRISHITAEQKRRGNIKMGFDQLMSLVPSLASQRNSKVSKATVLQKTVEYTTKLQRERQTMQEEADLLRKQIQELNASISMCQQQLPATGVPVARQRVDQMWSMFNQYVKTRTQDNFKFWIFSVLMRHLFEEYNNTVSTASVEDFCRTVIGWLEQHCSLPALRPAALSSLRDLSKATSILSDPSKVPEQALRATANRDPTDLSAMMAPPGANGGVRNGGAAAGYS comes from the exons TTTGGGGCGAAAATCTCCGAAATGCGACGGATTACAACTACTTCATGATCATGGATTCTAGATATACCTCTCTTGGCGAACTTGGACAAAGCACTTCGCTTTACACAGCACACAATCGCGACACAAGTCAAGCAAATGATCCTTACAGAAAACGAACTTCAATCACACTCGATGAGAACTTGTCCAGGTTGTTCGAGTGCATGAGGCTGGAATATGGAAC GGGAGGCTTTCTAATCTCACCAAAATGGAAGAACTTCAGAAGCCAGAAGTTACAGTTTGCTGAAAAGACACGATTGAACAATGCAATTTGGAGATGTTGGCATATCCAAT ATTCCAAGGGGAGGCGACCATTGTTTTGTCAATTTGTCAATCCGCTTTCTGAGGAAAAGGAGCCCTTTAAGAAGAAACCcttt GCTGTTATACTTGAGGGTCGTTATTGGAGGAGAAAGTTGGAGGCTGTAGCTAGGGAGTACAAAAAACTAAGAATATATTACAAAAAG tggtCAAATTCTCCTGTAAATACCAGTCCACTTTCTCATTTGAGCCTACGG GCACAGCAGATTGATCAAGAGATTGCTCAGAAGCTagaggaaaaagagagaaaaagaaagag GACAATAAGCTCAGACAGTGGAGATGAGAACCTCTTCACTATTCCAGCTGCCCCAGGCAGCAATGCTCAAGTAGATCACATGCTAAATATTATGGACACAGCTTTTAATGATG acTTAGCTTTGTCTGCTCTGCCCGACACACTTTTCACTTCTCGTCAAACCAACTTTGGAGGAGCTGTAATTCCACAAGAAGCCCTTCAACAACAGCCACTGTCTCACAGAGCAAGAG AAGCATCAGATGTTTTTCAAGTTCCAACTCTAGATAGCTTGCAGCCAAATTTAGACGAATTTATGGAGCATTTTGAAACTCTTACTG GAATGCTTGTGAAACAAGCTGAACATGCAGGAAATCAACCAAGTTACGTACAGCAGGGTGACTACCATCAGCGCCAGGCCGTTGCTCCTGCCCCACCAAACGCCACAGTGTATGTGAACCAAGGTGACCCATATGAGTCAACTGCATCAGGACAAGAGGAGGTTATGGATCATTCAGGGGCTTATGAATCTGTCACACAAGAAATGTTCCCAACCCAAACAGTGGACAATTCTCAGTTGCGTCAACAGGTCATGCAACCAGATGGACAAGTACTCATGGACATTTCAAGTGCCAATCCGACAGTGGAATTCACTTATGACTACGGGAATGTGCTGCAAGGAGGAAGCTTCACTTCACAACTTGACCCAAGCATACATGTGCAGAACAAGCAGCAGGTTGTTACATCACCCAGACTAGCTTCCCCTGTTGAACAGCCTCAGCTGCCACCCTACCCAACATCGCCACCGCAGCATCATCAGACTCCGCTGGAGGAAATTCAGATTCAAGCTCAACAGCTTCAGTCTCGTGGTAATAATGTTTTCTCCCCTACCAACCAGTTTGTTGGTAATGTGGATCCCTTTAACACGGCCAGGCAAATGGATGCCTCGAGCCAACAGAGGAAGGGGCGGTTGCCTAGGAATGTGTCTGATACACAGTTATACACAATGGACTTGTCTCAACTGGGGACATCTCTCCACACAAATTTGTTTCCCTCCATGGAAAGTAATTTACCACCACAGCTGGAAGCCCCCAATTTAGCGGCACATTTGCAGTCCATACAGCCCCGCACAAGGATCCCTTCCTTACCAACAGCCTCTAATGCCAAACGGGTCCGTCTACCGAGAAACATGTCTGACTCTAAACTGAGCAGTTTAGCGAGCATGTCTAGAAGTCCGACATCACCTCCATCGCTACCCACAGTGCATTCGTCGGAGATAGCAAACCAACCGTCACATCCAGCCCCAAATCCAACACATCACTCGGGAAGGAAAAAGAGAGGAGGATTTCCTCGTATCATGTCAGATTCATCTTTGTTGAGTTTAGGTCAACAGCCGCACCAACGCTTACCTCCAGCTCCAGCAGCAGCGCCAAGTACATCGCAGCGCAGACGAAAGATGTCTACTCCAGAGCATCTTGGAAACACTGTGGCAGCACTGTCATCTCAGTCACCAACATTTGCTAGCACTGCAGATACACCGCAGTTAACGGGGAGCCTTACTACAAATGCGAATCTTTTGGAACAGTTGTTATTAGCACCTGTGGCTAATCCAACCCCAGCTGCTTCTGAATCCTACCAAACAAACAGCTCCGTTTTAGGTCAGCTCCTCACTCAGCCATCCCCTTCTAATACTGCAGTGCCCATGCAAACAAGAGATACTGGTAATATGAGTAGTACACAAGACCCTTCTCTGCTGAATCAGCTTTACCAGTTGAAACAAGTGTTACAGAAACAAAGCGTCCCAACAGAGCTTGTTAATGCATTGAGTACCTTAAGTAACGTAGGAACGACGCAAGCGACTCAGCACAAACAAGAACAGCCGCAGGCTGTTCAACATAAAACTGCTCCTATGCAGCCATCACTTCAGATGAAACCCCAAAATCAAAATGCCATCACCCAAGCGTTGCAGTCCTTATTGCGAGCACCGCCCAATGTAGCTATTCAACCCACGACGTCCAGCAAACCAACAACACCAGTTAGTAACTTTACTTCACAATCGCCATTGCAAGCCGCGTTGATCACATCAAACAGCGTACCGGTTCCAACTGTCACCATCAAGCACACGCCCTCAAATAAAGTTCCTGTGCCAGCTGTGAATCAAAATGTGTTGCCGCAGGCGGCAGTTATTATCTCCCCTCAGGGTAATCTGCAAACTGTCCATGATACACCTACTGGACAAATGGGAGGAGTACCCGAGGTATCAACCTCATCCATGCCGCAGGTAGTGAATGTTGGACATCCTACAGCTCAGGGGCAGAGGATTCTTTTACCAGCGAGTGTTAACCTGAGCACATTGTCTTTAGCACAGCTAGGTCTTTCACCCGCAACGCTTCAGTCG GTTACTGTTCCTGTACCATCAAGCGCTGTCAATAGTTCCTCTCCTCTACAAACAGTTGCGACTATGAGCGCTGGAGCCAAGAATTCAATGG CTGTTGCAGTGTCAACTACTGGTCTTGTGACTGAATCTCAGGACACAGGAGGAATGAGGCCAACAAAAACGCCT ccGCCTGCCAAACAGACAAGACCTGTAACTGCAGAACAGCGGGAGCAGTACAAG GAACACAGACGAATTTCGCACATAACAGCGGAACAGAAAAGACGTGGTAATATTAAA ATGGGCTTCGATCAGTTGATGTCACTTGTTCCGTCACTTGCCAGTCAAAGGAATTCCAAAGTTAGCAAAGCCACAGTTCTGCAGAAAA CTGTTGAATATACCACCAAGCTGCAGCGGGAGAGACAAACCATGCAGGAGGAAGCTGACCTGCTCAGAAAACAGATCCAGGAGCTAAATGCATCAATAAG TATGTGTCAACAACAGCTTCCGGCCACAGGAGTACCAGTTGCAAGACAG CGTGTTGATCAAATGTGGTCCATGTTTAATCAGTACGTAAAGACACGAACGCAAGACAACTTTAAGTTCTGGATA TTCAGCGTACTGATGCGTCATCTGTTTGAAGAGTATAATAACACGGTGTCTACAGCCAGTGTGGAAGACTTCTGTAGAACAGTTATTGGGTGGCTTGAACAGCACTGCTCTTTACCCGCACTGAGACCTG CGGCATTGTCCTCGTTACGCGACCTCAGTAAAGCTACGTCGATCTTGTCAGACCCGTCGAAAGTTCCTGAGCAGGCGCTGAGAGCTACAGCCAACAGGGATCCTACAGACCTGTCCGCCATGATGGCTCCTCCAGGTGCCAATGGTGGGGTTCGAAATGGTGGGGCAGCGGCCGGCTACAGTTGA
- the LOC131782507 gene encoding protein WBSCR14 homolog isoform X1, translated as MKRMSLVECSVWGENLRNATDYNYFMIMDSRYTSLGELGQSTSLYTAHNRDTSQANDPYRKRTSITLDENLSRLFECMRLEYGTGGFLISPKWKNFRSQKLQFAEKTRLNNAIWRCWHIQYSKGRRPLFCQFVNPLSEEKEPFKKKPFAVILEGRYWRRKLEAVAREYKKLRIYYKKWSNSPVNTSPLSHLSLRAQQIDQEIAQKLEEKERKRKRTISSDSGDENLFTIPAAPGSNAQVDHMLNIMDTAFNDDLALSALPDTLFTSRQTNFGGAVIPQEALQQQPLSHRAREASDVFQVPTLDSLQPNLDEFMEHFETLTGMLVKQAEHAGNQPSYVQQGDYHQRQAVAPAPPNATVYVNQGDPYESTASGQEEVMDHSGAYESVTQEMFPTQTVDNSQLRQQVMQPDGQVLMDISSANPTVEFTYDYGNVLQGGSFTSQLDPSIHVQNKQQVVTSPRLASPVEQPQLPPYPTSPPQHHQTPLEEIQIQAQQLQSRGNNVFSPTNQFVGNVDPFNTARQMDASSQQRKGRLPRNVSDTQLYTMDLSQLGTSLHTNLFPSMESNLPPQLEAPNLAAHLQSIQPRTRIPSLPTASNAKRVRLPRNMSDSKLSSLASMSRSPTSPPSLPTVHSSEIANQPSHPAPNPTHHSGRKKRGGFPRIMSDSSLLSLGQQPHQRLPPAPAAAPSTSQRRRKMSTPEHLGNTVAALSSQSPTFASTADTPQLTGSLTTNANLLEQLLLAPVANPTPAASESYQTNSSVLGQLLTQPSPSNTAVPMQTRDTGNMSSTQDPSLLNQLYQLKQVLQKQSVPTELVNALSTLSNVGTTQATQHKQEQPQAVQHKTAPMQPSLQMKPQNQNAITQALQSLLRAPPNVAIQPTTSSKPTTPVSNFTSQSPLQAALITSNSVPVPTVTIKHTPSNKVPVPAVNQNVLPQAAVIISPQGNLQTVHDTPTGQMGGVPEVSTSSMPQVVNVGHPTAQGQRILLPASVNLSTLSLAQLGLSPATLQSVTVPVPSSAVNSSSPLQTVATMSAGAKNSMAVAVSTTGLVTESQDTGGMRPTKTPPPAKQTRPVTAEQREQYKEHRRISHITAEQKRRGNIKMGFDQLMSLVPSLASQRNSKVSKATVLQKTVEYTTKLQRERQTMQEEADLLRKQIQELNASISMCQQQLPATGVPVARQRVDQMWSMFNQYVKTRTQDNFKFWIFSVLMRHLFEEYNNTVSTASVEDFCRTVIGWLEQHCSLPALRPAALSSLRDLSKATSILSDPSKVPEQALRATANRDPTDLSAMMAPPGANGGVRNGGAAAGYS; from the exons TTTGGGGCGAAAATCTCCGAAATGCGACGGATTACAACTACTTCATGATCATGGATTCTAGATATACCTCTCTTGGCGAACTTGGACAAAGCACTTCGCTTTACACAGCACACAATCGCGACACAAGTCAAGCAAATGATCCTTACAGAAAACGAACTTCAATCACACTCGATGAGAACTTGTCCAGGTTGTTCGAGTGCATGAGGCTGGAATATGGAAC GGGAGGCTTTCTAATCTCACCAAAATGGAAGAACTTCAGAAGCCAGAAGTTACAGTTTGCTGAAAAGACACGATTGAACAATGCAATTTGGAGATGTTGGCATATCCAAT ATTCCAAGGGGAGGCGACCATTGTTTTGTCAATTTGTCAATCCGCTTTCTGAGGAAAAGGAGCCCTTTAAGAAGAAACCcttt GCTGTTATACTTGAGGGTCGTTATTGGAGGAGAAAGTTGGAGGCTGTAGCTAGGGAGTACAAAAAACTAAGAATATATTACAAAAAG tggtCAAATTCTCCTGTAAATACCAGTCCACTTTCTCATTTGAGCCTACGG GCACAGCAGATTGATCAAGAGATTGCTCAGAAGCTagaggaaaaagagagaaaaagaaagag GACAATAAGCTCAGACAGTGGAGATGAGAACCTCTTCACTATTCCAGCTGCCCCAGGCAGCAATGCTCAAGTAGATCACATGCTAAATATTATGGACACAGCTTTTAATGATG acTTAGCTTTGTCTGCTCTGCCCGACACACTTTTCACTTCTCGTCAAACCAACTTTGGAGGAGCTGTAATTCCACAAGAAGCCCTTCAACAACAGCCACTGTCTCACAGAGCAAGAG AAGCATCAGATGTTTTTCAAGTTCCAACTCTAGATAGCTTGCAGCCAAATTTAGACGAATTTATGGAGCATTTTGAAACTCTTACTG GAATGCTTGTGAAACAAGCTGAACATGCAGGAAATCAACCAAGTTACGTACAGCAGGGTGACTACCATCAGCGCCAGGCCGTTGCTCCTGCCCCACCAAACGCCACAGTGTATGTGAACCAAGGTGACCCATATGAGTCAACTGCATCAGGACAAGAGGAGGTTATGGATCATTCAGGGGCTTATGAATCTGTCACACAAGAAATGTTCCCAACCCAAACAGTGGACAATTCTCAGTTGCGTCAACAGGTCATGCAACCAGATGGACAAGTACTCATGGACATTTCAAGTGCCAATCCGACAGTGGAATTCACTTATGACTACGGGAATGTGCTGCAAGGAGGAAGCTTCACTTCACAACTTGACCCAAGCATACATGTGCAGAACAAGCAGCAGGTTGTTACATCACCCAGACTAGCTTCCCCTGTTGAACAGCCTCAGCTGCCACCCTACCCAACATCGCCACCGCAGCATCATCAGACTCCGCTGGAGGAAATTCAGATTCAAGCTCAACAGCTTCAGTCTCGTGGTAATAATGTTTTCTCCCCTACCAACCAGTTTGTTGGTAATGTGGATCCCTTTAACACGGCCAGGCAAATGGATGCCTCGAGCCAACAGAGGAAGGGGCGGTTGCCTAGGAATGTGTCTGATACACAGTTATACACAATGGACTTGTCTCAACTGGGGACATCTCTCCACACAAATTTGTTTCCCTCCATGGAAAGTAATTTACCACCACAGCTGGAAGCCCCCAATTTAGCGGCACATTTGCAGTCCATACAGCCCCGCACAAGGATCCCTTCCTTACCAACAGCCTCTAATGCCAAACGGGTCCGTCTACCGAGAAACATGTCTGACTCTAAACTGAGCAGTTTAGCGAGCATGTCTAGAAGTCCGACATCACCTCCATCGCTACCCACAGTGCATTCGTCGGAGATAGCAAACCAACCGTCACATCCAGCCCCAAATCCAACACATCACTCGGGAAGGAAAAAGAGAGGAGGATTTCCTCGTATCATGTCAGATTCATCTTTGTTGAGTTTAGGTCAACAGCCGCACCAACGCTTACCTCCAGCTCCAGCAGCAGCGCCAAGTACATCGCAGCGCAGACGAAAGATGTCTACTCCAGAGCATCTTGGAAACACTGTGGCAGCACTGTCATCTCAGTCACCAACATTTGCTAGCACTGCAGATACACCGCAGTTAACGGGGAGCCTTACTACAAATGCGAATCTTTTGGAACAGTTGTTATTAGCACCTGTGGCTAATCCAACCCCAGCTGCTTCTGAATCCTACCAAACAAACAGCTCCGTTTTAGGTCAGCTCCTCACTCAGCCATCCCCTTCTAATACTGCAGTGCCCATGCAAACAAGAGATACTGGTAATATGAGTAGTACACAAGACCCTTCTCTGCTGAATCAGCTTTACCAGTTGAAACAAGTGTTACAGAAACAAAGCGTCCCAACAGAGCTTGTTAATGCATTGAGTACCTTAAGTAACGTAGGAACGACGCAAGCGACTCAGCACAAACAAGAACAGCCGCAGGCTGTTCAACATAAAACTGCTCCTATGCAGCCATCACTTCAGATGAAACCCCAAAATCAAAATGCCATCACCCAAGCGTTGCAGTCCTTATTGCGAGCACCGCCCAATGTAGCTATTCAACCCACGACGTCCAGCAAACCAACAACACCAGTTAGTAACTTTACTTCACAATCGCCATTGCAAGCCGCGTTGATCACATCAAACAGCGTACCGGTTCCAACTGTCACCATCAAGCACACGCCCTCAAATAAAGTTCCTGTGCCAGCTGTGAATCAAAATGTGTTGCCGCAGGCGGCAGTTATTATCTCCCCTCAGGGTAATCTGCAAACTGTCCATGATACACCTACTGGACAAATGGGAGGAGTACCCGAGGTATCAACCTCATCCATGCCGCAGGTAGTGAATGTTGGACATCCTACAGCTCAGGGGCAGAGGATTCTTTTACCAGCGAGTGTTAACCTGAGCACATTGTCTTTAGCACAGCTAGGTCTTTCACCCGCAACGCTTCAGTCG GTTACTGTTCCTGTACCATCAAGCGCTGTCAATAGTTCCTCTCCTCTACAAACAGTTGCGACTATGAGCGCTGGAGCCAAGAATTCAATGG CTGTTGCAGTGTCAACTACTGGTCTTGTGACTGAATCTCAGGACACAGGAGGAATGAGGCCAACAAAAACGCCT ccGCCTGCCAAACAGACAAGACCTGTAACTGCAGAACAGCGGGAGCAGTACAAG GAACACAGACGAATTTCGCACATAACAGCGGAACAGAAAAGACGTGGTAATATTAAA ATGGGCTTCGATCAGTTGATGTCACTTGTTCCGTCACTTGCCAGTCAAAGGAATTCCAAAGTTAGCAAAGCCACAGTTCTGCAGAAAA CTGTTGAATATACCACCAAGCTGCAGCGGGAGAGACAAACCATGCAGGAGGAAGCTGACCTGCTCAGAAAACAGATCCAGGAGCTAAATGCATCAATAAG TATGTGTCAACAACAGCTTCCGGCCACAGGAGTACCAGTTGCAAGACAG CGTGTTGATCAAATGTGGTCCATGTTTAATCAGTACGTAAAGACACGAACGCAAGACAACTTTAAGTTCTGGATA TTCAGCGTACTGATGCGTCATCTGTTTGAAGAGTATAATAACACGGTGTCTACAGCCAGTGTGGAAGACTTCTGTAGAACAGTTATTGGGTGGCTTGAACAGCACTGCTCTTTACCCGCACTGAGACCTG CGGCATTGTCCTCGTTACGCGACCTCAGTAAAGCTACGTCGATCTTGTCAGACCCGTCGAAAGTTCCTGAGCAGGCGCTGAGAGCTACAGCCAACAGGGATCCTACAGACCTGTCCGCCATGATGGCTCCTCCAGGTGCCAATGGTGGGGTTCGAAATGGTGGGGCAGCGGCCGGCTACAGTTGA